The stretch of DNA AATGCCACCAAACGCAGAAGTGGAATCAGCATTGAAGGCTTTTTGATAGGCTTCCACCAGGCTGTTACCCAACGCAGTCCCACAAGGATTGTTGTGCTTAATAATGGTGGCAGCAGCAGGACTTTGAGCGTCGGCAAATTCGGCAATAATCCGCCGCGCCGCTTCTAGATCAACTAAGTTGTTGTAGCTCAGCTCTTTGCCTTGGAGTTTAGTTGCTGCGGCCCATCCGGTTGCAGTGGCTCCAGTTTGGTACCAAGCTGCGGGTTGGTGGGGGTTTTCTCCATAACGTAGCGGCTGCAACTGCTGGCCAGAGAGGGAGAATTGCTGGGGCAGATCCGCTGACTCACCCTGAACCGAACCCGATTGACTCAAATAAGTAGCGATCGCTTGGTCATAAGCGGCGGTATGTCGGAAGGTCTGCAAAGCGCAAGCCCGACGGAATTCGAGAGACGCTTCGCCGTTGTTTTGGCGTAGCTCTTGTAGATAAGTATTGTATTGAGCAGGAGCGCAGAGTACGGTCAGGTGCGCGTGGTTCTTAGCGGAGGCTCGCAACATGGCAGGCCCGCCAATATCAATCTGCTCGATCGCTTCGGCTAAAGTCACCCCTGGTTTCGCGATCGTTTGCTCGAACGCATAGAGATTCACCACCACCAGATCAATGGGGCGAATCTGGTGCGCCTCCAAGTCAGCTAAATCTTGGGGCACATCTCGCCGTGCCAAAATGCCCCCATGAATTCTAGGTTGCAGTGTTTTTACCCGCCCACCCAAAATCTCCGGAAACCCGGTGTAATCTGACACTTTAGTGACAGGTAGCCCAGCGTCTTTCAGTGCTTGAGCGGTACCCCCACTGCTGATTAGGTCAAACCCAAATTCTTCTACTAAGCTGCGAGCTAGGTCAATCAGACCTGTTTTATCCGATGTACTCAGCAGTGCTAGACGCGCCATGACGCCGAAATCTCCCCTAGTGCACAAATAGTCAGAAAACTTGCCTTACTCAGGATAAAGGGAATTTGCACCGATGCGTA from Trichocoleus desertorum ATA4-8-CV12 encodes:
- the purH gene encoding bifunctional phosphoribosylaminoimidazolecarboxamide formyltransferase/IMP cyclohydrolase, with amino-acid sequence MARLALLSTSDKTGLIDLARSLVEEFGFDLISSGGTAQALKDAGLPVTKVSDYTGFPEILGGRVKTLQPRIHGGILARRDVPQDLADLEAHQIRPIDLVVVNLYAFEQTIAKPGVTLAEAIEQIDIGGPAMLRASAKNHAHLTVLCAPAQYNTYLQELRQNNGEASLEFRRACALQTFRHTAAYDQAIATYLSQSGSVQGESADLPQQFSLSGQQLQPLRYGENPHQPAAWYQTGATATGWAAATKLQGKELSYNNLVDLEAARRIIAEFADAQSPAAATIIKHNNPCGTALGNSLVEAYQKAFNADSTSAFGGIVALNRPIDAATATELTKTFLECVVAPGCDVEAQEILGAKSKVRVLTLPDLRSGAKDNVKAIAGGFLVQASDDAVEDPAQWQVVTERKPTDEQLEELLFAWKVCKHVKSNAIVVTRDRATLGVGAGQMNRVGSVKIALEQAGEKVQGATLASDGFFPFDDSVRTAAAAGIVAIAQPGGSMRDQDSIQAANELGIIMVLTGVRHFLH